In Nonomuraea muscovyensis, one genomic interval encodes:
- a CDS encoding nucleotidyltransferase family protein has product MKGSRVAGLLLAAGQGARLGTPKALIEYEGERLVERGVRLLEEGGCHPVVVVLGAATVQVRGAVAVRNPGWASGMGSSLRVGLAALPPEAEAVVIALVDQPFVRPEAVRELIASRARLAVATYGGRRRNPVLVSRRDFAEVAELAVGDVGARAFMRARPELVTEVPCDGLGDPADIDTPEDLALLAPGGHSAAAAGTGPRGDDAAHPGSGSEAGARGAG; this is encoded by the coding sequence ATGAAGGGATCACGGGTGGCTGGGCTGCTGCTGGCGGCGGGGCAGGGGGCCAGGCTGGGCACGCCGAAGGCGCTGATCGAGTACGAGGGCGAGCGGCTGGTCGAACGGGGGGTGCGGCTGCTGGAGGAGGGCGGCTGCCATCCCGTGGTGGTCGTGTTGGGCGCGGCCACCGTGCAGGTGCGCGGAGCGGTCGCGGTGCGCAACCCCGGCTGGGCGTCGGGGATGGGCTCGTCCCTGCGGGTGGGTCTGGCGGCGCTGCCGCCGGAGGCCGAGGCGGTGGTGATCGCCCTGGTGGACCAGCCGTTCGTCCGGCCCGAGGCGGTGCGCGAGCTGATCGCCTCGCGGGCGCGGCTGGCCGTCGCCACGTACGGCGGGCGGCGCCGCAACCCCGTCCTGGTGTCGCGCCGCGACTTCGCCGAGGTGGCCGAGCTGGCGGTGGGCGACGTGGGGGCCCGCGCGTTCATGCGGGCGCGTCCCGAGCTGGTGACCGAGGTGCCGTGCGACGGGCTCGGCGACCCGGCCGACATCGACACGCCCGAAGACCTGGCGCTGCTCGCCCCGGGCGGCCACTCCGCGGCGGCGGCCGGGACCGGCCCGCGGGGCGACGACGCGGCGCACCCGGGCTCCGGCTCCGAGGCGGGCGCCCGCGGGGCCGGTTGA